The Vespula vulgaris chromosome 2, iyVesVulg1.1, whole genome shotgun sequence genome has a segment encoding these proteins:
- the LOC127072621 gene encoding muscle-specific protein 20-like, with product MPGRPLWQVAGKREASQEAEAQQWIETIVGERFPPGVSYEDALRDGVLLCKLMNKLQPGIITKINTSGGDYKMMDNLNQFQKACTKYGVPDVDLFQAVDLMERKNIAQVTNTIFAIGRTTYKHPEWRGPWLGPKPAEENKRSFTEEQLRAGETLIGLQAGTNKGATQAGQNFGATRKILLGK from the exons ATGCCTGGACGTCCGTTGTGGCAG GTTGCTGGTAAAAGGGAAGCTAGCCAAGAAGCAGAAGCTCAACAATGGATCGAGACGATCGTTGGAGAAAGATTTCCACCAG GAGTCAGCTACGAGGATGCTTTAAGAGACGGTGTATTATTATGTAAACTCATGAACAAATTGCAGCCTGGAATCATCACGAAGATTAATACATCCGGTGGAGATTACAAAATGATGGATAATCTTAATCA gTTTCAGAAAGCCTGTACGAAATATGGCGTCCCTGACGTGGATCTCTTCCAAGCAGTCGATCTTATGGAACGGAAAAATATCGCTCAAGTTACGAATACTATCTTCGCTATCGGACGCACT ACTTACAAGCATCCCGAATGGCGTGGACCTTGGCTAGGACCGAAACCAGCGGAAGAGAACAAACGATCGTTCACGGAAGAACAGTTAAGAGCCGGCGAGACACTTATTGGTTTACAGGCAGGTACCAATAAAGGTGCAACTCAAGCTGGTCAAAACTTCGGTGCTACGAGAAAAATTCTTCTTGGAAAATAA
- the LOC127072624 gene encoding muscle-specific protein 20 gives MPARNKEQEAEVLTWIENVLGEKLPPGNYEDILKDGVVLCKLINKLAPGSVKKIQTKGTNFQLMENVQRFQAAIKEYGVPQEEIFQTADLFERRNIPQVTLCLYALGRITQKHPEFNGPRLGPKMADENKRMFTEEQLRASEGQLNLQMGFNKGASQAGHGGFGNTRHM, from the exons ATGCCG GCTCGTAACAAAGAACAAGAGGCAGAAGTCCTCACTTGGATCGAAAATGTACTCGGTGAGAAACTCCCACCAGGAAATTATGAAGACATTCTCAAGGATGGCGTTGTCCTTTGCAAACTGATCAACAAACTTGCACCTGGCTCTGtcaaaaaaattcaaacgaaaGGGACAAATTTCCAGCTTATGGAAAACGTTCAAAG GTTCCAAGCAGCGATAAAGGAATATGGCGTACCGCAAGAAGAAATCTTCCAAACGGCAGATCTCTTTGAGAGACGCAATATTCCTCAAGTGACCCTCTGTCTTTATGCGCTTGGTAGGATC ACTCAAAAGCATCCGGAATTCAATGGACCACGTTTAGGACCAAAAATGGCGGATGAAAATAAGAGAATGTTTACGGAAGAACAATTGCGTGCTAGCGAAGGTCAACTCAACCTACAAATGGGATTCAACAAAGGTGCGAGCCAAGCGGGTCATGGTGGATTTGGAAATACTCGACATATGTAG